In one Streptomyces sp. NBC_01288 genomic region, the following are encoded:
- a CDS encoding TetR/AcrR family transcriptional regulator produces MSTGVRRRMGVEERRQQLIGVALDLFSHRSPDEVSIDEIAAAAGISRPLVYHYFPGKLSLYEAALQRASDDLAERFVVAEEGSLGGRLLRVMGRFFDFVDDHGPGFAALMRGGPAVGSSTTNALVDGVRHAAYLQILSHMKVEQPPARLELMIRSWISLVESTALIWLDGRRIPRADLERQLVHDFGALAAVSAAYDDELAALLRESLRNEPGDGPFTDLVVRLIALAS; encoded by the coding sequence ATGAGTACCGGGGTTCGCCGCAGGATGGGAGTCGAGGAACGGCGACAGCAGTTGATCGGCGTCGCTCTCGACCTGTTCAGCCATCGCTCGCCCGACGAGGTCTCCATCGACGAGATAGCCGCGGCCGCGGGCATTTCCCGGCCGCTGGTCTACCACTACTTTCCCGGCAAACTCAGCCTGTACGAGGCCGCGTTGCAGCGTGCGTCGGACGATCTGGCCGAGCGGTTCGTGGTCGCCGAGGAGGGCTCGCTCGGGGGACGGCTGCTGCGGGTGATGGGCCGGTTCTTCGACTTCGTGGACGACCACGGGCCCGGTTTCGCGGCGCTGATGCGCGGCGGTCCGGCGGTCGGCTCGTCCACCACCAACGCGTTGGTCGACGGGGTGCGGCACGCCGCGTATCTCCAGATCCTGTCCCACATGAAGGTCGAACAGCCGCCCGCCCGGCTGGAGTTGATGATTCGCTCCTGGATCTCGCTGGTCGAGTCGACGGCCCTGATCTGGCTGGACGGCCGACGCATCCCGCGCGCCGACCTGGAACGCCAACTCGTGCACGACTTCGGGGCGTTGGCGGCGGTGAGCGCGGCGTACGACGACGAACTGGCCGCGCTGCTGCGGGAGTCCCTCCGGAACGAGCCGGGCGACGGGCCGTTCACCGACCTCGTCGTCCGGCTGATCGCGCTGGCGTCCTAG
- a CDS encoding metal-dependent hydrolase — protein MSNTPLKARKVSFSWEGTPLHWVPGDPFTTHTINVLHLLLPAGERWFVHVYKQVLPLIRDDRLRADVIGFIGQEAMHSQAHDEVLPHLKELGLDPTPYTAQVDWFFEKLLGDRTLPPGKARKWWLLERVAIIAAIEHYTAFLGNWVLNAEELDRRGADPTMLDLLRWHGAEEVEHRSVAFDLFTHVDGSYRRRARTWATAFAALMFLWQRGSRFFMANDPTLVDAHVSFKDFYVAGKRGTLPATGDMLRSIPRYLSRAYHPSQEGSTEQAVAYLASSPAAVAAEKRAE, from the coding sequence ATGTCTAACACGCCGCTCAAGGCCCGAAAGGTGTCCTTCTCCTGGGAGGGCACCCCGCTGCACTGGGTGCCCGGCGATCCGTTCACCACGCACACGATCAACGTGCTGCACCTGCTGCTGCCCGCCGGTGAGCGGTGGTTCGTGCACGTCTACAAGCAGGTGCTGCCCCTGATCCGGGACGACCGGCTGCGCGCGGACGTGATCGGGTTCATCGGCCAGGAGGCGATGCACTCCCAGGCGCACGACGAGGTCCTCCCGCACCTGAAGGAGTTGGGCCTCGACCCGACGCCGTACACCGCGCAGGTCGACTGGTTCTTCGAGAAGCTGCTCGGCGACCGCACGCTGCCCCCGGGCAAGGCCCGGAAGTGGTGGCTGCTGGAGCGGGTCGCGATCATCGCGGCGATCGAGCACTACACCGCGTTCCTCGGCAACTGGGTGCTGAACGCCGAGGAGTTGGACCGGCGCGGCGCCGATCCGACCATGCTGGACCTGCTGCGCTGGCACGGCGCCGAGGAGGTCGAGCACCGGTCCGTCGCCTTCGACCTCTTCACGCACGTCGACGGCAGCTACCGGCGGCGCGCCCGCACCTGGGCGACCGCGTTCGCCGCCCTGATGTTCCTGTGGCAGCGCGGGTCCCGCTTCTTCATGGCGAACGACCCGACCCTCGTCGACGCCCACGTGAGCTTCAAGGACTTCTACGTCGCCGGAAAGCGCGGCACCCTGCCCGCCACCGGGGACATGCTCAGGTCCATACCTCGCTACCTGAGCCGCGCCTACCACCCCTCGCAGGAGGGCAGCACCGAGCAGGCCGTCGCCTACCTCGCGTCCTCACCCGCCGCGGTGGCCGCCGAGAAGAGGGCGGAGTAG
- a CDS encoding fused response regulator/phosphatase, with translation MDVNGKLTHATVLVVDDEPASRFAVESVLSRAGHRVLAVGSGAEALDELDVRLRKGNLPDVALIDVHLPDMSGFDLCRLLKERPRMAGLPVVHVSALAAPPSDRCQALDAGDEAFLTVPAEPEEIEAAVRSAVRAARLRADDQALVRRLTLLSEMIVTIQAARSLQELVDVAADGTARLTGTPAAVFVLDRDDQLYRGLPRDRTAVALPGEDADRAVARLLRRLSQGQSGVQITTVPAPLWPTGFFRPGVEHDARLALVLTQEGRAPVCLAAPTRGLRRVGPEAGALLAQLAQATALAAEPLLMYQVERHVALTLQRSFLPTPDRLPELPGVDTVVRYVPASQDTEIGGDFYAVLKVAGGVLFAVGDVVGHSLEAATVMVEMRHALRAYCVDESDPSVLAERLDRMLQHYHQETTVTVCLALVDPDTGRTLIANAGHIPPLIIRDNGSADYAKAAGPLLGVGLPHPPPTELFLEPSDRLLMITDGLIETRGTDISVSMEHLRAAASGALPGLDALCDTLLDCFGVDRDDDIAMLALRLG, from the coding sequence ATGGACGTCAACGGCAAACTGACGCATGCGACCGTGTTGGTCGTGGACGACGAGCCGGCGAGCCGGTTCGCGGTCGAAAGTGTGCTGAGCCGCGCCGGGCACCGGGTCCTCGCGGTCGGCAGCGGCGCCGAGGCGCTCGACGAACTCGATGTGCGGCTGCGCAAGGGGAACCTGCCCGACGTGGCGCTGATCGACGTGCACCTGCCGGACATGAGCGGATTCGACCTGTGCCGGCTGCTCAAGGAGCGGCCGCGTATGGCGGGTCTGCCGGTCGTGCACGTCTCGGCGCTCGCCGCGCCCCCGAGCGACCGCTGCCAGGCGCTCGACGCGGGCGACGAGGCCTTTCTGACGGTGCCCGCGGAGCCCGAGGAGATCGAGGCGGCGGTCCGGTCCGCGGTCCGCGCCGCCCGGCTGCGCGCCGACGACCAGGCGCTCGTACGACGGCTGACGCTGCTCTCGGAGATGATCGTCACCATTCAGGCGGCGCGCTCCCTCCAGGAACTCGTCGACGTCGCCGCCGACGGCACCGCACGGCTCACCGGCACCCCCGCCGCCGTGTTCGTCCTCGACCGGGACGACCAGCTGTACCGCGGCCTGCCCCGGGACCGCACCGCGGTCGCGCTGCCGGGCGAGGACGCCGACCGGGCCGTGGCCCGACTGCTGCGGCGGCTCTCGCAGGGGCAGTCCGGGGTGCAGATCACCACGGTGCCCGCGCCGCTGTGGCCCACCGGGTTCTTCCGGCCCGGCGTGGAGCACGACGCCCGGCTGGCGCTGGTCCTCACCCAGGAGGGCCGGGCCCCGGTCTGTCTCGCCGCCCCCACCCGCGGGCTGCGCCGGGTGGGCCCCGAGGCCGGCGCACTGCTGGCGCAACTCGCGCAGGCCACCGCGCTCGCCGCCGAGCCGCTCCTCATGTACCAGGTCGAGCGGCATGTCGCCCTCACCCTCCAGCGCAGCTTCCTGCCCACGCCGGACCGGCTGCCCGAACTCCCGGGCGTCGACACGGTCGTACGGTACGTGCCGGCCTCCCAGGACACCGAGATCGGCGGCGATTTCTACGCCGTCCTGAAGGTCGCCGGGGGAGTGCTGTTCGCCGTCGGCGACGTCGTCGGGCACTCGCTGGAGGCGGCCACCGTCATGGTGGAGATGCGGCACGCCCTGCGCGCCTACTGCGTCGACGAGAGCGACCCGAGCGTCCTCGCCGAGCGGCTGGACCGGATGCTCCAGCACTACCACCAGGAGACCACGGTCACCGTGTGCCTGGCCCTCGTCGACCCGGACACCGGGCGCACGCTCATCGCCAACGCGGGTCACATCCCGCCGCTGATCATCCGGGACAACGGCAGCGCGGACTACGCGAAGGCGGCCGGCCCGCTGCTCGGCGTGGGCCTGCCCCATCCGCCGCCCACGGAGCTGTTCCTCGAACCCAGCGACCGGCTCCTCATGATCACCGACGGCCTCATCGAGACCAGGGGCACGGACATCTCCGTGTCGATGGAACACCTCCGCGCGGCCGCCTCCGGCGCGCTGCCCGGCCTGGACGCCCTGTGCGACACGCTGCTGGACTGCTTCGGTGTCGACCGGGACGACGACATCGCGATGCTGGCGCTCCGGCTAGGGTGA
- a CDS encoding PDR/VanB family oxidoreductase — protein sequence MPKPLTVAVLAGAALLTRRALRRRVRASPLWPLPALDPPISGRPRSRALRLRVAARETMAEGVVQLRLEGRDLPRWEPGAHIDLVLPSGLVRQYSLCGDPADTSSYTVATRLVEDGRGGSREVHEQVRVGAELEVRGPRNRFPLVEAPAYVFVVGGIGITPVLPMLRALPEGADWRLLYVGRTPNSMPFLGELAEFGADRVTVVSGRRPELDALLGELPEGAAVYCCGPEGLMASVAECFPDVRLERFAPRTSPDGSRGDAAFEVELRRSGRTLTVPADSTVLAAVRAELPDTLYSCEQGFCGTCRQRVVEGEVEHRDELLTDAERDDSMLICVSRARGERIVLDM from the coding sequence GTGCCGAAGCCTCTCACCGTCGCCGTCCTGGCGGGCGCCGCCCTGCTGACCCGCCGCGCGCTACGGCGCCGGGTGCGGGCCTCGCCCCTGTGGCCGCTGCCCGCGCTGGACCCGCCGATCTCCGGCCGGCCGCGCTCACGGGCACTGAGGCTGAGGGTCGCGGCGCGGGAGACGATGGCCGAGGGCGTCGTACAACTGCGGCTGGAAGGAAGGGACTTGCCGCGGTGGGAACCCGGGGCGCACATCGATCTGGTGCTGCCGTCGGGGCTGGTGCGGCAGTACTCGCTGTGCGGGGACCCGGCGGACACCTCGTCGTACACGGTCGCGACGCGGCTGGTCGAGGACGGGCGGGGCGGGTCGCGCGAGGTGCACGAACAGGTGCGGGTGGGCGCGGAGTTGGAGGTGCGGGGGCCGCGCAATCGGTTCCCGCTCGTCGAGGCGCCCGCGTATGTCTTCGTCGTCGGCGGGATCGGGATCACCCCGGTGCTGCCGATGCTGCGGGCACTGCCGGAAGGAGCCGACTGGCGGCTGCTGTACGTGGGCCGTACGCCGAACTCCATGCCGTTCCTCGGGGAGTTGGCGGAGTTCGGCGCGGACCGGGTCACCGTCGTGAGCGGGCGGCGGCCCGAACTCGACGCGCTGCTCGGGGAGTTGCCCGAGGGCGCCGCCGTCTACTGCTGCGGGCCGGAGGGGCTGATGGCGTCCGTGGCGGAGTGCTTCCCGGACGTACGCCTCGAACGCTTCGCGCCCCGCACCTCGCCGGACGGCAGCCGCGGTGACGCGGCCTTCGAGGTCGAACTCCGGCGCAGCGGGCGGACGTTGACCGTGCCGGCCGACTCCACGGTGCTGGCCGCCGTACGGGCCGAGCTGCCCGACACGCTCTACTCCTGCGAACAGGGGTTCTGCGGAACCTGTCGGCAGCGGGTGGTGGAAGGGGAGGTGGAGCACCGGGACGAGCTGCTGACGGACGCGGAGCGTGATGACTCGATGCTGATCTGTGTATCGCGGGCCCGTGGTGAGCGAATCGTGTTGGACATGTGA
- the pulA gene encoding pullulanase-type alpha-1,6-glucosidase, with product MIPRWPAPRTRRTERRRRATGVIVAALLAAFVQPLAAHAATPPAPPSDAKLAATPARHDDTREQFYFVMPDRFANGDTANDQGGLTGSRLSTGYDPTDKGFYQGGDLKGLTKKLDYIKGLGTTAIWMAPIFKNQPVQGTGSDASAGYHGYWITDFTQVDPHFGTNKDLATLIAKAHAKGMKVFFDVITNHTADVVDYEGKSYDYLSKGAFPYLTKDGQPFDDADYADGRKTFPSVSTSSFPKTPTVPADKANVKVPSWLNDPTMYHNRGDSTYVGENATYGDFSGLDDLWTERPEVVSGMEKIYEKWVRDFDVDGFRIDTVKHVDMDFWTQWATALDNYAAQHGRKNFFMFGEVYSADTSVTSPYVTQGRLDATLDFPFQDAARAYASQGGSAQKLASVFGDDYKYTTDKANAYEQVTFLGNHDMGRIGYFLDQDNPKATDAQLLAKDRLANELMFLSRGNPVVYYGDEQGFTGSGGDKDARQTMFASKVADYLDDDEIGTDRTAAGDAYDPTAPLYKEIAALSKLRKDNPALTDGVQTERYAADGAGVYAFTRTGKSAEYIVALNNADTAKTVTFATGSPDMKYRGIYGTSATATSGADNKVTVTVPAGAAIVLKAAGALAKPVTKPTITLKTPDAGATGTVELSADVTGGQLDRVVFAAQTGNGKWRTLGSADHAPYKVTEAIGKDVPAGTALRYKAVVVDSTGRTASATAVSTTGTPPAEETPTASSRDYAIVHYKRTDGDYDNWGLYAWGDLADGEATTWPASHPFAGRDAYGAFAYVKLKPGATNVSFLVIDKDGDKDVSADRSIDVSQTGEVWIEQGKEAVQTQRPDYPAQDTTKAVIHYHRADGDYTGWGLHVWTGAASPTDWSSPLQPVKTDAYGAVFEVPLNSGATSLSYIIHKGDEKDLSADQSLDLKTNGNEVWLLNGQEKYLLPQPAGSAAALDLTTSKAVWIDRNTVAWNGSDAAASTQLLYSHDGSIAVKDGTLTSDDERWLRLSKTTLTDAQKAKFPYLKDYSAWSVDPRDRDRVKEALNGQLVASQRAVNGAVLAATGVQIAGVLDDVYDSATKADLGPTFHNGLPTLAVWAPTAQNVSLDLDGSLKKMSRNSTTGVWSVTGPASWKNKPYRYVVKVWAPTVQKLVTNEVTDPYSVALTTDSKQSLVVDLGDKSLAPSGWSSLKKPKAVALKDAEIQELHIRDYSVDDKTVPAKDRGTYLAFTDKSSDGSKHLRELAKSGTSYVHLLPAFDIATIPEKKSEQAVTGCDLASYAADSEKQQECVAAVAAKDAYNWGYDPYHFTVPEGSYATDPDGTGRTVEFRKMVKSLNEDGLRVVMDVVYNHTAASGQADYSVLDKIVPGYYQRLLADGSVATSTCCANTATENAMMGKLVVDSVVTWAKEYKVDGFRFDLMGHQPKANILAVRKALDALTLAKDGVDGKKIIMYGEGWNFGEVADDARFVQATQKNMAGTGIATFSDRARDAVRGGSPFDEDPGVQGFASGLYTDPNSSTANGTSAEQKARLLHYQDLIKVGLSGNLAKYRFTDTDGKDVTGAEIDYNGAPAGYADAPGDALAYVDAHDNESLFDALTYKLPATTSASDRARMQVLAMATATLSQGPSLSQAGTDLLRSKSLDRNSFDSGDWFNAIHWNCADGNGFGRGLPLAADNASKWPYAKGLLTSVKVGCGQIDGASAAYQDLLKIRTTEPVFSLGTAGQVQSEMSFPLSGKDETPGVITMELGDLVVVFNATPSAREQKVEALAGTGYRLHPVQAAGADATVKSASYTKVSGTFAVPGRTVAVFSRTP from the coding sequence GTGATACCGAGATGGCCGGCGCCCCGCACGCGCCGTACCGAGCGACGGAGAAGGGCCACCGGCGTCATCGTCGCCGCACTCCTCGCGGCGTTCGTCCAACCCCTCGCCGCCCACGCCGCGACCCCGCCCGCACCCCCGTCGGACGCGAAGCTGGCGGCCACGCCCGCCCGGCACGACGACACCCGCGAGCAGTTCTACTTCGTGATGCCGGACCGGTTCGCCAACGGCGACACCGCCAACGACCAAGGCGGGCTTACCGGTTCACGTCTCAGCACCGGCTACGACCCCACCGACAAGGGCTTCTACCAGGGCGGCGACCTCAAGGGCCTGACAAAGAAGCTCGACTACATCAAGGGCCTCGGCACCACCGCCATCTGGATGGCCCCGATCTTCAAGAACCAGCCCGTGCAGGGCACGGGGAGCGATGCCTCCGCCGGCTACCACGGTTACTGGATAACCGACTTCACCCAGGTCGACCCGCACTTCGGCACCAACAAGGACCTCGCGACCCTCATCGCCAAGGCGCACGCCAAGGGCATGAAGGTCTTCTTCGACGTCATCACCAACCACACCGCCGACGTCGTCGACTACGAGGGCAAGTCCTACGACTACCTCTCCAAGGGCGCCTTCCCGTACCTGACCAAGGACGGGCAGCCCTTCGACGACGCCGACTACGCGGACGGCAGGAAGACCTTCCCCTCCGTCTCCACCTCCTCCTTCCCGAAGACCCCGACCGTCCCCGCCGACAAGGCGAACGTGAAGGTCCCGTCCTGGCTCAACGACCCGACGATGTACCACAATCGGGGCGACTCGACCTACGTCGGCGAGAACGCCACCTACGGCGACTTCTCCGGCCTCGACGACCTGTGGACCGAACGCCCCGAGGTCGTCAGCGGCATGGAGAAGATCTACGAGAAGTGGGTCCGCGACTTCGACGTCGACGGCTTCCGCATCGACACCGTGAAACACGTCGACATGGACTTCTGGACCCAGTGGGCCACCGCACTCGACAACTACGCGGCGCAGCACGGCCGGAAGAACTTCTTCATGTTCGGCGAGGTCTACTCCGCCGACACGTCGGTCACTTCGCCGTACGTCACCCAGGGCCGCCTGGACGCCACGCTCGACTTCCCCTTCCAGGACGCGGCCCGTGCCTACGCCTCCCAGGGCGGCAGCGCGCAGAAGCTCGCGAGTGTCTTCGGCGACGACTACAAGTACACGACCGACAAGGCGAACGCGTACGAGCAGGTCACCTTCCTCGGCAACCACGACATGGGCCGCATCGGCTACTTCCTCGACCAGGACAACCCGAAGGCCACCGACGCCCAACTCCTCGCCAAGGACAGGCTCGCCAACGAGCTGATGTTCCTCAGTCGCGGCAACCCCGTCGTCTACTACGGCGACGAACAGGGCTTCACCGGCTCCGGCGGCGACAAGGACGCCCGCCAGACGATGTTCGCGTCGAAGGTCGCCGACTATCTCGATGATGATGAGATCGGCACCGATCGGACTGCCGCCGGCGACGCCTACGACCCAACTGCCCCGCTGTACAAGGAGATCGCCGCTCTCTCCAAGCTGCGCAAGGACAACCCGGCCCTCACCGACGGCGTCCAGACCGAGCGCTACGCAGCCGACGGCGCCGGTGTCTATGCCTTCACGCGGACCGGCAAGAGTGCCGAGTACATCGTCGCCCTCAACAACGCCGACACCGCGAAGACGGTGACCTTCGCGACCGGTTCGCCGGACATGAAGTACCGGGGGATCTACGGTACTTCGGCCACCGCGACGAGCGGCGCCGACAACAAGGTCACCGTCACCGTCCCGGCCGGTGCCGCGATCGTCCTCAAGGCGGCCGGTGCCCTCGCCAAGCCCGTCACCAAGCCCACGATCACCCTCAAGACGCCGGACGCGGGCGCCACCGGCACCGTCGAGTTGAGCGCCGACGTCACCGGCGGTCAGCTCGACCGGGTCGTCTTCGCCGCCCAGACCGGCAACGGCAAGTGGCGGACCCTCGGCTCCGCCGACCACGCCCCGTACAAGGTCACGGAGGCGATCGGGAAGGACGTACCGGCCGGAACCGCCCTGCGCTACAAGGCCGTTGTGGTCGACTCGACCGGACGCACGGCGAGTGCGACGGCCGTTTCCACCACCGGCACCCCGCCCGCCGAGGAAACCCCCACCGCCTCCTCGCGCGACTACGCGATCGTCCACTACAAGCGCACCGACGGCGACTACGACAACTGGGGCCTCTACGCCTGGGGCGACCTCGCCGACGGCGAGGCCACGACCTGGCCGGCCAGTCACCCCTTCGCCGGCCGCGATGCCTACGGCGCCTTCGCCTACGTCAAGTTGAAGCCCGGCGCTACGAACGTCAGCTTCCTGGTGATCGACAAGGACGGCGACAAGGATGTCTCCGCCGACCGTTCGATCGACGTCTCGCAGACCGGCGAGGTGTGGATCGAGCAGGGCAAGGAGGCCGTACAGACACAGCGGCCCGACTATCCGGCGCAGGACACCACCAAGGCCGTCATCCACTACCACCGCGCGGACGGCGACTACACCGGCTGGGGGCTGCACGTCTGGACGGGTGCCGCGAGCCCCACGGACTGGTCGAGCCCGCTCCAGCCGGTGAAGACCGACGCGTATGGCGCTGTCTTCGAGGTGCCGCTCAACTCCGGTGCCACCAGCCTCAGTTACATCATCCACAAGGGTGACGAGAAGGACCTCTCCGCCGATCAGTCGCTCGACCTCAAGACCAACGGCAACGAGGTCTGGCTCTTGAACGGCCAGGAGAAGTACCTCCTGCCGCAGCCCGCCGGGAGCGCGGCCGCCCTCGACCTGACCACCTCCAAGGCGGTCTGGATCGACCGGAACACGGTCGCCTGGAACGGCTCGGATGCTGCCGCCTCTACCCAACTCCTCTACTCCCACGACGGCTCGATCGCCGTGAAGGACGGCACGCTGACGAGCGACGACGAGCGCTGGCTGCGCCTGTCGAAGACCACGCTCACCGACGCCCAGAAGGCCAAGTTCCCCTATCTGAAGGACTATTCGGCCTGGTCGGTCGATCCGCGTGACCGCGACCGCGTCAAGGAGGCCTTGAACGGGCAGCTCGTCGCCTCCCAACGGGCCGTGAACGGCGCGGTGTTGGCGGCCACCGGCGTGCAGATCGCCGGAGTGCTCGACGACGTGTACGACTCCGCGACCAAGGCCGACCTCGGCCCGACCTTCCACAACGGCCTTCCCACGCTGGCCGTTTGGGCGCCGACCGCGCAAAACGTGTCCCTCGACCTCGACGGCTCGCTGAAGAAAATGAGCCGGAACTCCACCACCGGCGTCTGGTCCGTCACCGGTCCCGCCTCCTGGAAGAACAAGCCGTACCGGTACGTCGTGAAGGTGTGGGCGCCGACCGTCCAGAAGCTCGTCACCAACGAGGTCACCGACCCCTACTCGGTCGCCCTCACCACCGACTCGAAGCAGAGCCTCGTCGTCGACCTCGGCGACAAGTCCCTTGCCCCGAGCGGCTGGTCGAGCCTGAAGAAGCCCAAGGCGGTGGCGTTGAAGGACGCCGAGATCCAGGAACTGCACATCCGGGACTACTCGGTCGACGACAAGACGGTCCCCGCGAAGGACCGAGGGACCTACCTCGCCTTCACGGACAAGAGCAGCGACGGCTCGAAGCATCTGCGGGAGCTGGCCAAGTCCGGGACGTCGTACGTGCATCTGCTGCCCGCCTTCGACATCGCCACCATCCCCGAGAAGAAGTCCGAGCAGGCGGTCACCGGCTGCGATCTCGCCTCCTATGCCGCCGACTCGGAGAAGCAGCAGGAGTGCGTGGCGGCCGTCGCCGCGAAGGACGCCTACAACTGGGGTTACGACCCTTACCACTTCACGGTTCCGGAGGGTTCGTACGCGACCGACCCGGACGGCACCGGCCGTACCGTCGAGTTCCGCAAGATGGTCAAGTCGCTGAACGAGGACGGCCTCAGGGTCGTCATGGACGTGGTCTACAACCACACGGCGGCCAGCGGGCAGGCGGACTACTCCGTGCTCGACAAGATCGTGCCCGGCTACTACCAGCGGCTCCTCGCCGACGGCAGCGTGGCCACCTCCACCTGCTGTGCCAACACGGCGACCGAGAACGCCATGATGGGCAAGCTCGTCGTCGACTCCGTGGTCACCTGGGCCAAGGAGTACAAGGTCGACGGCTTCCGCTTCGACCTCATGGGCCACCAGCCGAAGGCCAACATCCTCGCCGTACGCAAGGCACTTGACGCGCTGACCCTCGCGAAGGACGGCGTCGACGGCAAGAAGATCATCATGTACGGCGAGGGCTGGAACTTCGGCGAGGTCGCCGACGACGCCCGTTTCGTGCAGGCCACGCAGAAGAACATGGCCGGCACGGGCATCGCGACCTTCTCCGACCGGGCCCGGGACGCCGTACGCGGCGGCAGCCCCTTCGACGAGGACCCGGGTGTGCAGGGCTTCGCCTCCGGGCTCTACACGGACCCCAACTCCTCTACGGCGAACGGCACTTCGGCCGAGCAGAAGGCCCGCCTCCTGCACTACCAGGACCTCATCAAGGTCGGCCTGAGCGGCAACCTCGCCAAGTACCGGTTCACCGACACCGACGGGAAGGACGTCACCGGCGCCGAGATCGACTACAACGGCGCTCCCGCCGGGTACGCGGACGCGCCGGGCGACGCCCTCGCCTATGTCGACGCGCACGACAACGAGTCGCTGTTCGACGCGCTGACCTACAAGTTGCCGGCCACGACGAGTGCTTCCGACCGGGCCCGGATGCAGGTCCTCGCGATGGCCACCGCCACGCTCTCGCAGGGGCCGTCCCTGTCCCAGGCCGGGACCGACCTCTTGCGCTCCAAGTCACTGGACCGCAACTCGTTCGACAGCGGTGACTGGTTCAACGCGATCCACTGGAACTGCGCGGACGGCAACGGCTTCGGGCGGGGTCTGCCGTTGGCGGCCGACAACGCGTCCAAGTGGCCGTACGCGAAAGGCCTGTTGACGTCGGTCAAGGTGGGCTGCGGGCAGATCGACGGGGCCTCGGCCGCGTACCAGGATCTGCTGAAGATCCGTACGACCGAGCCCGTCTTCTCGCTCGGCACGGCCGGGCAGGTGCAGTCGGAGATGTCCTTCCCGCTGTCCGGGAAGGACGAGACGCCCGGGGTGATCACCATGGAACTCGGTGATCTGGTGGTCGTGTTCAACGCGACGCCGAGCGCGCGGGAGCAGAAAGTGGAAGCGCTGGCCGGTACCGGCTACCGGCTGCACCCGGTGCAGGCGGCGGGCGCGGACGCCACCGTGAAGTCGGCCTCGTACACGAAGGTTTCGGGCACCTTCGCCGTTCCGGGACGCACTGTGGCGGTATTCTCCCGGACACCCTGA
- a CDS encoding class I SAM-dependent DNA methyltransferase, translating into MSRSRPFYADHAAAYDLLITDPVEPWVDAVHDVLVRTGHYAASVLDAGCGTGRHAAALAAKGHRVDLADAAVTLLDQAAKRCPAARRYQADLCSLDVGSPYQAVICRGVLNDMITDLERDAVLVSLESSLRQGGLLILDVRDEHGSRARADGTPHERTVELGPGKLLIFTSTVTWQAGLLRVHEQYDLLARDEPRRRSSYDFTMRPWSRAELRERLSTAGFHDIEIGPGVGRKTADRLFIVAVRR; encoded by the coding sequence GTGAGTCGGTCCCGACCGTTCTACGCCGATCATGCCGCGGCCTATGACCTGCTCATCACTGATCCGGTGGAACCCTGGGTCGACGCGGTCCACGACGTGCTCGTACGGACCGGCCACTACGCGGCGTCGGTGCTGGACGCAGGCTGCGGTACCGGTCGGCATGCCGCCGCCCTCGCGGCCAAAGGGCACCGTGTCGACCTCGCCGATGCGGCCGTCACTCTCCTGGACCAGGCGGCGAAGCGGTGTCCCGCAGCGCGGCGCTATCAGGCCGACCTGTGCTCTCTTGACGTCGGATCGCCCTACCAGGCGGTGATCTGCCGCGGCGTGCTGAACGACATGATCACCGATCTCGAACGTGACGCGGTGCTCGTCTCCCTCGAGAGCAGTCTGCGGCAGGGCGGTCTGCTGATACTCGACGTCCGCGACGAGCACGGGTCCCGGGCCCGCGCGGACGGGACGCCCCATGAACGGACAGTGGAACTCGGCCCGGGGAAACTGCTGATCTTCACCAGCACCGTCACATGGCAGGCGGGACTGCTGCGTGTTCACGAGCAGTACGACCTTCTCGCAAGGGACGAGCCTCGGCGCAGGTCGAGCTACGACTTCACGATGCGTCCGTGGAGCAGGGCGGAACTCCGTGAGCGTCTGTCCACGGCAGGTTTCCACGACATCGAGATCGGACCCGGAGTCGGCCGGAAGACCGCCGACCGGCTGTTCATCGTCGCCGTCCGGCGCTGA
- a CDS encoding 5-carboxymethyl-2-hydroxymuconate Delta-isomerase, whose amino-acid sequence MPQITVDHSHTISFDQDGFSRALHEAVVEIAAAKPEACKTQFRPSEYTAFGYEGLDELGHTVVHITLGLLAGRTAETKAKLTEKVLELLREYIDEDGSVLHASAEVRELDASYRKFER is encoded by the coding sequence ATGCCGCAGATCACCGTCGACCACTCCCACACGATCTCCTTCGACCAGGACGGTTTCTCCCGTGCGCTGCACGAGGCGGTCGTCGAGATCGCGGCCGCGAAGCCGGAGGCGTGCAAGACCCAGTTCCGCCCGAGCGAGTACACGGCCTTCGGGTACGAGGGTCTCGACGAGCTGGGACACACCGTCGTCCACATCACCCTCGGCCTGCTCGCCGGACGCACCGCGGAGACCAAGGCCAAGCTGACCGAGAAGGTCCTGGAACTCCTCCGCGAGTACATCGACGAGGACGGCTCGGTCCTGCACGCCTCCGCCGAGGTGCGCGAACTGGACGCGTCCTACCGGAAGTTCGAGCGCTAG